ATCGTCATCGTGGGTGAAGCCGCCCATGCCGACGAAGCGCAAGAAAAAATCGTAGCCCTATGCCCTGATGTTGTATTTCTCGACATCCAAATGCCCGGTAGAAATGGTTTTGAACTTCTTGAATCCCTGGACCGGGTTCCCGAGGTGATTTTCACTACCGCCTATGACGCCTATGCCCTGAAGGCATTTGAATACAATGCGCTCGACTACCTGCAAAAACCGATCCAGTTCGAACGCCTCGAGCAGGCCGTAGAGAAAGTAAGACTCTCTTCCACATCACCTTCGACAGAAGCAGACGCTGACACGCCCCCCAGCTCCATGCTCTCCTCCGATGACCGGGTCTTTGTAAAGGACGGAGATTTTTATTGGTTTGTTCCGATCTCCGACATTCGGCTGCTCGAAGTGGATGGCAGTTACACGCGCATCCGCTTTGATACGCACCAGCCCATGATTCCGAAATCCCTGAATCACCTGGAATCCAGACTCGACCCTCGCCTCTTTTTTCGAGCGAATCGCCAGCAGATTGTCAATCTGCGATGGGTGGACCAAGTCGCTCCCTGGTTCAGCGGAGGCCTCAAACTCATGCTACGTGGGGGTGAGGAAGTGGAGGTTTCCCGGCGACAGGCTTCTCGTTTCAAGGAGTTAATGAGCCTGTAGCATCGCGCACGCAACAGCCAACCCCGGCCGTTGCATCGCTGTAACAGCTGTCTCCATCCTGACATACGGTCAGGTGTGCAGCAGCCCTTTCGTTCAGGCGACCAGCTCGGCTTCAAGCTCCAGCATCTGCAACACCTCTTCCACCGCGTCTTCCACTTCCGAGGAGAGTCCGTCTCCATCCGTGAAATCCTTACCTTCCACCCCGATCAACATCAGGCGCTTGGGATTCTCTCCAACATGAAGCGCGAGGTCGAGTGAATCGGCGATTCCCGATACATGTATTGCGTAGTGAGGAAACCAGTCCCCACAGCCAGGACGTTCATGACTGTCGAGCCAGAAAATGTTTCCGGCAGGACCTCCAGTACAGGAGGAATCCACAACAATGACCACGGAGTGATCCTTCATTGCACTTTCAATCTCAAGGTAACCGCCGGACATTTCGAAGGCATCAATCTGGGGGGGACAACACTCCAGAAGTCGCCGAATCACTTCACTGCCAACGGCATCATCGTGGTGATGGGTACCACGGATACCCACAACCGCGATTCGGGGAGTCGTTACGTTTTTCATCTTTCGCACAGTGTTTGTGTTGGAGCGGCTGATCCCACGATGGATCCCATCGAAACAGAATCCGCCTTGCGTTGAATACAGCATACTCGCAACCCGATACAGAGTCAAAACCAAGGTAAAAATGCGTTTCAACTAGTTCGCAATACACTGCCGTAAATCAGATTTCCTAATCCCGATTTTACTGTCGATTGTGCGTGATAAATGTATGGACCCAAAACCGACAATTCGCCTTGCCGAATGTGCCAGATACGCTTGCACTGGTGCTGCATGAAACCCGAAAAAGCGTCCTTTGATGAACTGCATCCCACTTCGGGATTTTCTCCGATGGAAGAGACCTTGAACGCCGTTACTCACGGGATTGGAGCGCTGCTGGGGGTCGCTGGTCTTGTCATCAGTATTGTGCTCGCAGCCACAAACGCTGATGCCTGGCTTGTGGTCGCCTGTTCCATCTACGGATCGACCATGGTACTGCTCTACACCGCATCCACCTTGTTTCACGGTATCCGCTACCTCCCGGCAAAACGCGTGTTCATGATCCTTGACCACTGCGGCATCTACCTTCTGATCGCAGGGACCTACACCCCATTCCTGCTCGGACCACTGCGCGGACCTTTGGGATGGAGTTTTTTCGGTCTCATCTGGGGCATCGCGATTACCGGAATCGTGTGGGAGAGCTTGAGCAAAACGCATGGCGGTCTGCGCTCGTCACTGATCTATCTGGTCATGGGCTGGATGTTCGCAGGCGTGATTGTACAGCTCATTCCACGCATATCAGTCTTTGGACTGGTGATGTTGATCACCGGAGGAGTGGTGTATTCAATCGGGGTCCTTTTCTATCTCATGAAACAGATCCCCTTCGCACACGTCATCTGGCATCTTTTCGTGATCGCAGGCAGCACCTGTAATTTTTTTGCCGTGCTGAGCCTGACGCGCTGACCCTTTCATGCGCATTTCCTGGCTCTGCCGAGGGCGCACTTATCACCATCAAATCCCGAATCGCCGTTGA
This genomic stretch from Puniceicoccaceae bacterium harbors:
- a CDS encoding LytTR family DNA-binding domain-containing protein yields the protein MKALIVDDTRLARKELRYLLEQIDDIVIVGEAAHADEAQEKIVALCPDVVFLDIQMPGRNGFELLESLDRVPEVIFTTAYDAYALKAFEYNALDYLQKPIQFERLEQAVEKVRLSSTSPSTEADADTPPSSMLSSDDRVFVKDGDFYWFVPISDIRLLEVDGSYTRIRFDTHQPMIPKSLNHLESRLDPRLFFRANRQQIVNLRWVDQVAPWFSGGLKLMLRGGEEVEVSRRQASRFKELMSL
- a CDS encoding hydrogenase maturation protease, yielding MKNVTTPRIAVVGIRGTHHHDDAVGSEVIRRLLECCPPQIDAFEMSGGYLEIESAMKDHSVVIVVDSSCTGGPAGNIFWLDSHERPGCGDWFPHYAIHVSGIADSLDLALHVGENPKRLMLIGVEGKDFTDGDGLSSEVEDAVEEVLQMLELEAELVA
- a CDS encoding hemolysin III family protein produces the protein MKPEKASFDELHPTSGFSPMEETLNAVTHGIGALLGVAGLVISIVLAATNADAWLVVACSIYGSTMVLLYTASTLFHGIRYLPAKRVFMILDHCGIYLLIAGTYTPFLLGPLRGPLGWSFFGLIWGIAITGIVWESLSKTHGGLRSSLIYLVMGWMFAGVIVQLIPRISVFGLVMLITGGVVYSIGVLFYLMKQIPFAHVIWHLFVIAGSTCNFFAVLSLTR